A window from Streptomyces sp. NBC_00335 encodes these proteins:
- a CDS encoding GMC family oxidoreductase codes for MPTSSPPQDVPPGAAAQGSLPPDDVDVLVIGSGFGGSVTALRLTEKGYRVAVLEAGRRFADEDFPRTSWRVRDYLFAPRLGCRGILRMTLLGRVLVLTGAGVGGGSLGYANTLYDPPPPFYEGTHWASLTDWRTELAPYYDQARRMLGVTPNPRFTPSDRVLKEAAREMGREDTFRPTPVGVHFGKPGTASGTTFPDPYFGGAGPARAGCLHCGACMTGCRHNAKNTLPKNYLGLAEAAGARVVADRTVTEVRPNADARPNTDGRPNTDAGPNADARPNTADGAGAGWTVTSVRTGRTLRPDPRTTTARHVVFAAGALGTQRLLHRLRAAGTLPGLSPRLGHLTRTNSEAILAVRSKDPGADFTQGVAITSSVHLDDATHVEPVRYGPGSNLLALLGAILTDPVPGRPRLLAGLAAMAANARSLLALHRPRNWAKQSVVLLVMQSADNSLTTRLRRGLLGPRLTSEPGEGAPNPTWIPAGHRLARTAARQNDALACGTWGDLFDIPTTGHLIGGCTVAADPAHGVVDPYHRVHGHPGLHIVDGSTISANLGVNPSLTITALAERATALWPNSGDPDPRPRPGAPYRGVDPVPPRRPAVPAHAPAALRFGPRSPEGQDPDADVPA; via the coding sequence ATGCCAACCTCTTCGCCACCCCAGGACGTTCCACCGGGGGCTGCTGCCCAAGGGTCCCTGCCACCCGACGACGTCGACGTGCTCGTCATCGGGTCCGGCTTCGGGGGCAGCGTCACCGCCCTGCGCCTGACCGAGAAGGGATACCGCGTCGCCGTCCTCGAAGCCGGCCGTCGCTTCGCCGACGAGGACTTCCCCCGGACCTCCTGGCGGGTGCGCGACTACCTCTTCGCCCCGCGCCTCGGCTGCCGTGGAATCCTGCGGATGACCCTCCTGGGCAGGGTGCTCGTACTGACCGGTGCGGGCGTCGGCGGGGGATCCCTCGGCTATGCGAACACCCTCTACGATCCACCCCCGCCGTTCTACGAGGGCACCCACTGGGCATCCCTCACCGACTGGCGCACCGAGCTGGCCCCCTATTACGACCAGGCCCGGCGCATGCTCGGGGTCACGCCGAACCCCCGCTTCACCCCGTCCGACCGGGTGCTGAAGGAGGCCGCCCGGGAGATGGGCCGCGAGGACACCTTCCGGCCCACCCCCGTGGGCGTGCACTTCGGGAAGCCCGGCACCGCATCCGGAACGACCTTTCCCGACCCCTACTTCGGTGGCGCCGGTCCCGCCCGTGCCGGCTGCCTGCACTGCGGGGCGTGCATGACCGGGTGCCGGCACAACGCCAAGAACACCCTGCCCAAGAACTATCTCGGACTGGCCGAAGCGGCCGGTGCGAGGGTCGTCGCCGACCGTACCGTCACCGAGGTCCGCCCGAACGCCGATGCCCGCCCGAACACCGACGGCCGCCCGAACACCGATGCCGGCCCGAACGCCGATGCCCGCCCGAACACCGCCGACGGCGCCGGTGCGGGCTGGACCGTCACCTCCGTCCGCACCGGACGCACCCTGCGCCCCGACCCGCGCACCACCACCGCGCGGCACGTCGTCTTCGCCGCCGGAGCCCTCGGCACGCAGCGCCTGCTCCACCGGCTCCGCGCCGCCGGCACCCTGCCCGGCCTCTCACCGCGCCTGGGACACCTGACGCGGACGAACTCCGAGGCGATCCTCGCCGTACGCTCCAAGGATCCCGGCGCCGACTTCACCCAGGGCGTGGCCATCACGTCCTCCGTGCACCTCGACGACGCCACCCACGTGGAGCCCGTCCGGTACGGGCCCGGCAGCAATCTCCTCGCCCTGCTCGGCGCGATCCTCACGGACCCGGTCCCCGGCCGTCCACGGCTCCTGGCCGGCCTCGCCGCGATGGCCGCGAACGCCCGCAGCCTGCTCGCACTGCACCGCCCGCGGAACTGGGCCAAGCAATCGGTGGTCCTGCTGGTCATGCAGTCGGCCGACAACTCCCTCACCACCCGGCTGCGCCGAGGCCTGCTGGGGCCGCGCCTGACGAGCGAGCCCGGCGAAGGCGCCCCCAACCCCACCTGGATACCGGCCGGTCACCGCCTCGCCCGCACCGCCGCACGGCAGAACGACGCCCTGGCGTGCGGAACCTGGGGAGACCTGTTCGACATTCCCACCACCGGCCACCTCATCGGCGGGTGCACCGTCGCCGCCGACCCCGCGCACGGAGTCGTCGATCCCTACCACCGGGTCCACGGGCACCCCGGACTCCACATCGTCGACGGCTCCACCATCTCCGCCAACCTCGGAGTCAACCCCTCCCTGACCATCACCGCACTCGCCGAACGCGCGACCGCCCTGTGGCCCAACAGCGGCGACCCCGACCCCCGACCCCGGCCCGGCGCGCCCTACCGCGGGGTGGATCCCGTACCGCCGCGCCGCCCCGCCGTCCCCGCACACGCCCCCGCCGCGCTGCGGTTCGGGCCCCGATCGCCCGAAGGGCAGGACCCCGATGCCGACGTACCCGCCTGA
- a CDS encoding FG-GAP repeat domain-containing protein, producing the protein MPALIRPALAVLMALSPLAAAPPAGAPPTAPPPASFSPHTVDPDLPGAAFAVTGNVVGDVRQEIVATGFGRFTTVPGGPPIPPSAGQLAVYRQSGHGLDTWSKQLVFDTDAAIPFPNEPAVSDVDRDGDRDIVVPGGFFRCATACGSLTWWEQRRGSWKRHDIVPPGSSPLFYHRALLVDFDRDGRRDLVTVGESSQPVTRIAGRPAANAWIQVFRGTAGPERFSSEPVDVAAGGGALPVVEDVDSDGDLDLASPQYFEPGAGYVWLERTAAPSREHPMGRFARHVVDTTQGKAIALRPVRNLYGDGRTTWVGSNHTNTAFPPGSTDPTSQVVVFSVPADPRSAWTATAVSNGITSRGRAGQAAPGVFGSGDLDGDRDVDLLVSGDGDDRLFWLEQKADHTFATHVLASGAGQAGGAVVTDLDRTRPRRNEAVFTVFESNSVMFWTRD; encoded by the coding sequence GTGCCTGCACTGATCCGTCCGGCCCTGGCCGTGCTCATGGCCCTGTCGCCCCTGGCGGCGGCTCCTCCCGCGGGGGCTCCGCCCACGGCTCCCCCGCCCGCCTCCTTCTCGCCGCACACGGTCGACCCGGACCTGCCCGGCGCTGCCTTCGCCGTGACGGGCAACGTCGTGGGCGACGTCCGGCAGGAGATCGTGGCCACGGGCTTCGGCCGCTTCACGACCGTTCCGGGCGGCCCGCCGATTCCCCCGTCGGCCGGCCAGCTCGCCGTCTACCGGCAGAGCGGGCACGGTCTCGACACCTGGTCGAAGCAGCTGGTCTTCGACACCGACGCCGCGATTCCCTTTCCGAACGAACCGGCCGTGTCCGACGTCGACCGCGACGGCGACCGCGACATCGTGGTGCCGGGGGGCTTCTTCCGCTGCGCGACCGCGTGCGGATCCCTCACCTGGTGGGAGCAGCGCAGGGGATCCTGGAAGCGTCATGACATCGTGCCGCCGGGCAGTTCGCCGTTGTTCTACCACCGGGCCCTCCTGGTCGACTTCGACCGCGACGGCCGGCGCGATCTGGTGACGGTCGGCGAGTCCTCCCAGCCCGTCACCCGGATCGCGGGCCGGCCGGCGGCCAACGCCTGGATCCAGGTCTTCCGCGGCACGGCCGGACCCGAGCGCTTCAGCAGCGAACCGGTCGACGTCGCGGCCGGCGGTGGCGCCCTCCCCGTCGTGGAGGACGTCGACTCCGACGGGGACCTGGACCTCGCTTCCCCGCAGTACTTCGAGCCCGGAGCCGGATACGTCTGGCTGGAACGCACCGCGGCGCCGAGCCGGGAGCACCCGATGGGCCGGTTCGCGCGGCATGTGGTCGACACCACGCAGGGCAAGGCCATCGCCCTGCGGCCGGTACGCAACCTCTACGGCGACGGCCGAACGACATGGGTGGGCTCCAACCACACCAATACGGCCTTCCCTCCGGGCTCGACCGACCCGACCTCGCAGGTGGTCGTCTTCTCGGTGCCCGCGGACCCGCGCTCCGCTTGGACCGCGACCGCCGTTTCGAACGGCATCACCTCGCGCGGGCGGGCCGGCCAGGCCGCGCCCGGGGTGTTCGGCAGCGGCGACCTGGACGGGGACCGTGACGTCGATCTCCTGGTGTCCGGCGACGGTGACGACCGGCTGTTCTGGCTGGAGCAGAAGGCCGATCACACGTTCGCGACGCACGTCCTGGCGAGCGGTGCGGGTCAGGCCGGAGGCGCCGTGGTGACCGATCTCGATCGCACCCGGCCCCGGCGCAACGAGGCCGTGTTCACCGTCTTCGAGTCCAACAGCGTCATGTTCTGGACCCGCGACTGA
- a CDS encoding alpha/beta hydrolase family protein, with translation MLRTLKRAVPAIMLAVAATLSAPTALAATPHTAAAAAADPASPGAYPVAYTDVSVSAAGRSYSARVWYPGTTAGANAPVAQGLHPGLAFGHGFFQDISKYESTLRHYASWGFITVTPKSQGGLAPSHTGFADDLNAGLTWLTTQNSTTGSRFAGTVDTGRYAVSGHSMGGGAALLAASRNPAVKTVTTLAAAETNPSAVTASAALTVPAQYVGGSKDTIAGVEGNQRKMYDAKPAPTQLRVITGGFHCGFTDSNGFGCDSGSVTRAEQQRLTRSVTTTYLLHTLGLDASLRDQVWGAAAQTLPGVVYTAKP, from the coding sequence GTGCTACGCACCCTCAAGCGCGCCGTCCCAGCCATCATGCTGGCCGTCGCCGCGACGCTGTCCGCCCCCACCGCCCTGGCGGCCACCCCCCACACCGCCGCCGCGGCGGCGGCCGACCCCGCCTCGCCCGGGGCCTACCCCGTCGCCTACACGGACGTCAGCGTCTCCGCCGCCGGCCGCTCCTACAGCGCCCGCGTCTGGTACCCCGGCACGACCGCCGGCGCCAACGCACCCGTCGCCCAGGGCCTCCACCCCGGCCTCGCCTTCGGCCACGGCTTCTTCCAGGACATCTCCAAGTACGAGAGCACCCTGCGCCACTACGCCTCGTGGGGCTTCATCACGGTCACTCCCAAATCCCAGGGCGGCCTGGCACCCAGCCACACCGGCTTCGCGGACGACCTCAACGCCGGCCTCACCTGGCTGACCACCCAGAACTCCACCACCGGATCCCGCTTCGCGGGCACCGTCGACACCGGCCGCTACGCCGTGTCCGGCCACTCCATGGGCGGCGGCGCGGCCCTGCTCGCCGCGTCCCGCAACCCGGCCGTCAAGACCGTCACCACCCTCGCCGCCGCCGAGACCAACCCCTCCGCGGTCACCGCCTCCGCCGCCCTCACCGTCCCGGCCCAGTACGTCGGCGGCAGCAAGGACACCATCGCCGGCGTCGAGGGCAACCAGCGCAAGATGTACGACGCGAAGCCCGCCCCCACCCAGCTCCGCGTCATCACCGGCGGCTTCCACTGCGGCTTCACCGACAGCAACGGCTTCGGCTGCGACAGCGGATCGGTCACCCGCGCCGAACAGCAGCGCCTCACCCGCTCGGTCACCACGACCTACCTGCTCCACACCCTCGGCCTCGACGCCTCCCTGCGCGACCAGGTGTGGGGCGCGGCCGCCCAGACCCTGCCGGGCGTCGTGTACACCGCCAAGCCCTGA
- a CDS encoding poly(ethylene terephthalate) hydrolase family protein has protein sequence MAHTTHHARRRTSRTSRGIAAGLLGFALLTAASTAGTAAAAETPESPTTFPTLVYTATVGPDAADVYYPETGGRLPVVLLQQGANVDKSHYEGYARTVAAFGFVVVVPNHLRAVFGIPGLWASADQSLTTVAWSKAENTRADSPLAGRLDPASFALLGHSFGGAAGVATVQGQCAPPFCFGLPPGAVKPAELKAAAFFGTNNAPPGGGPVAPIANTVPVALIQGAADGVAAPAAAHATYEALQLKPKALVTVAGVNHYGITNVQNPAGAAPDPSAQTTGQVDGIRTSARWSALFLKASLGDSFARSYVRYWGDSADSAVTVQQSY, from the coding sequence ATGGCACACACCACGCACCACGCACGGCGCCGCACCAGCCGCACCAGCCGCGGCATCGCGGCGGGCCTGCTCGGATTCGCCCTCCTGACCGCCGCTTCCACCGCCGGCACGGCGGCCGCGGCCGAGACCCCCGAGAGCCCCACCACCTTCCCCACCCTCGTCTACACGGCAACCGTCGGGCCGGACGCCGCCGACGTCTACTACCCCGAAACGGGCGGCCGGCTTCCGGTCGTCCTGCTCCAGCAGGGCGCCAACGTCGACAAGAGCCACTACGAGGGATACGCCCGCACCGTGGCCGCGTTCGGCTTCGTCGTCGTGGTGCCCAACCACCTCCGCGCGGTGTTCGGCATCCCCGGTCTGTGGGCCTCCGCCGACCAGAGCCTGACCACCGTCGCCTGGTCGAAGGCCGAGAACACCAGGGCCGACAGCCCCCTCGCCGGCCGGCTGGACCCCGCCTCCTTCGCTCTCCTCGGTCACTCCTTCGGCGGCGCCGCCGGCGTCGCGACCGTCCAGGGCCAGTGCGCACCGCCCTTCTGCTTCGGCCTCCCGCCGGGCGCCGTCAAGCCCGCGGAACTGAAGGCGGCCGCCTTCTTCGGCACCAACAACGCCCCGCCCGGCGGCGGCCCCGTCGCCCCGATCGCCAACACGGTGCCCGTCGCGCTGATCCAGGGAGCCGCCGACGGCGTCGCCGCCCCGGCAGCCGCCCACGCCACGTACGAGGCACTCCAGCTCAAGCCGAAGGCCCTCGTGACCGTGGCCGGGGTCAACCACTACGGCATCACCAACGTCCAGAACCCCGCCGGCGCGGCCCCCGACCCCTCGGCCCAGACCACCGGCCAGGTCGACGGCATACGTACCTCCGCCCGATGGTCGGCCCTCTTCCTGAAGGCCTCGCTCGGCGATTCCTTCGCCCGGTCCTACGTCCGCTACTGGGGAGACTCCGCCGACTCCGCGGTCACGGTCCAGCAGTCCTACTGA
- a CDS encoding AMP-dependent synthetase/ligase codes for MTPATDPPATLCEAFQRTVAAQPQEPALLTLTGTALTWAQYADRVASVAAALRHLDVRRGEPVALMLTNRPEFHVTDCAALHLGAVPFSLYNSLPADQIHDLLAGTAARVVVTERRFLPVLRVAVTGTAVMYLVTVDGDGHPEQDDVLVLGDVEASAPGPFELASALGDVGPDDLVTLIHTSGTTGRPKAVEITHRAMMSQLAGTQQVLEVSSRDSHISFLPAAHIADRWGSHYTHLLCGTRLTCLDDMSRLPEALTFVRPTLFGAVPAVWQRTRAALESALADTDPALRELVENALATGRRLAHRRSAGTMTAPEHKELEEADGVLGALRRRIGLDRARICITGAAPAPEGLQEFFQALGLPLTDAWGMSELSGIALIAPPGGQRPGTVGRPVPGAEVKIAADGELLVRAPFLMRGYRGEPELTARTIDAEGWLHTGDIAALDADGDVRIVDRKKDLIISTGGKNMAPARIEGVLKESSPLIAHAVVIGDARPFNVALLVPDPEAVAAWARREGITPAEPFDVHPELAAALAEAVARAVADANTRLSRPERIRVHEVIAEPWTPGGPELTVTLKVRRAAVTARYAERIEALYRRGEAAR; via the coding sequence ATGACGCCCGCGACCGATCCGCCCGCCACCCTCTGCGAGGCCTTCCAGCGGACCGTGGCAGCCCAGCCGCAGGAACCCGCCCTGCTCACCCTCACCGGCACCGCGTTGACCTGGGCCCAGTACGCCGACCGCGTCGCCTCCGTCGCCGCCGCGCTGCGCCACCTCGACGTCCGGCGGGGCGAACCGGTCGCCCTCATGCTCACCAACCGGCCCGAATTCCACGTCACCGACTGCGCGGCCCTCCACCTGGGTGCCGTGCCGTTCTCCCTCTACAACAGCCTGCCCGCGGACCAGATACACGACCTGCTGGCCGGTACCGCTGCCCGTGTGGTCGTCACCGAACGCCGCTTCCTGCCCGTGCTGCGCGTCGCCGTCACCGGCACGGCCGTCATGTACCTGGTCACCGTCGACGGCGATGGACACCCCGAGCAGGACGACGTGCTCGTGCTGGGCGACGTCGAGGCGAGCGCGCCCGGCCCGTTCGAACTCGCCTCGGCCCTCGGCGACGTAGGGCCCGACGACCTCGTGACCCTGATCCACACCTCGGGCACCACAGGCCGCCCGAAGGCCGTCGAGATCACCCACCGCGCCATGATGAGCCAACTCGCCGGCACCCAGCAGGTGCTGGAGGTCAGCAGCCGGGACAGTCACATTTCCTTCCTGCCCGCCGCGCACATCGCCGACCGGTGGGGCTCGCACTACACCCACCTCCTCTGCGGAACCCGTCTGACCTGTCTGGACGACATGTCCCGGCTGCCCGAGGCCCTCACCTTCGTGCGGCCCACCCTCTTCGGGGCCGTCCCGGCCGTCTGGCAGCGCACGCGCGCCGCCCTGGAGAGCGCGCTCGCGGACACCGACCCGGCACTTCGCGAACTCGTGGAGAACGCACTCGCCACCGGCCGCCGCCTCGCCCACCGCCGGTCCGCCGGCACCATGACCGCGCCGGAGCACAAGGAACTGGAGGAGGCCGACGGCGTCCTCGGCGCACTGCGCCGGCGCATCGGACTCGATCGTGCCCGGATCTGCATCACCGGAGCCGCGCCCGCGCCCGAGGGGCTCCAGGAGTTCTTCCAGGCGCTCGGACTGCCCCTCACCGACGCCTGGGGCATGTCCGAGCTCAGCGGCATCGCCCTGATCGCACCCCCCGGCGGACAGCGGCCCGGAACGGTCGGCCGACCCGTCCCCGGTGCCGAGGTCAAGATCGCCGCCGACGGCGAGCTCCTCGTACGGGCCCCCTTCCTGATGCGCGGCTACCGCGGAGAGCCCGAGCTCACCGCGCGGACCATCGACGCGGAGGGCTGGCTGCACACCGGGGACATCGCCGCCCTCGACGCCGACGGAGACGTCCGCATCGTCGACCGCAAGAAGGACCTCATCATCAGCACCGGCGGCAAGAACATGGCCCCCGCCCGCATCGAAGGGGTCCTGAAGGAATCCTCGCCCCTGATCGCCCACGCCGTCGTCATCGGCGACGCGAGGCCCTTCAACGTCGCCCTCCTCGTCCCCGACCCGGAAGCGGTCGCCGCCTGGGCCCGCCGCGAGGGCATCACCCCCGCCGAGCCCTTCGACGTGCACCCCGAACTCGCCGCCGCCCTCGCGGAAGCCGTCGCACGAGCCGTGGCCGACGCCAACACCCGCCTCTCACGGCCCGAACGGATCCGTGTCCACGAGGTGATCGCGGAGCCGTGGACGCCCGGCGGACCCGAGCTCACCGTGACGCTCAAGGTCCGGCGCGCCGCGGTCACCGCCCGGTACGCCGAACGGATCGAGGCGCTCTACCGGCGCGGTGAGGCAGCCCGGTGA
- a CDS encoding acetoacetate decarboxylase family protein, with protein sequence MPTYPPEPWHLAGQMHLSLWLVPRRSLPPLPYGVRPVTLAGRALMGAAWVVYENDSVLHYNELLSAVLVRDGLRPRVTITDIWVDSPPSMAGGRELWGIPKELADFDLIRGEGRGGIEATARTGGATLCSASFRPATRLPGRWPVSYRLAQQLDGRLKTSRVRSRSAVGLARATWRIPPRGTLRLPVDGPPLFSLTLHDFGLTFGSAARETSTPKA encoded by the coding sequence ATGCCGACGTACCCGCCTGAGCCCTGGCACCTCGCGGGGCAGATGCACCTCTCCCTGTGGCTCGTACCGCGCCGGTCGCTGCCACCGCTGCCGTACGGTGTCCGGCCCGTGACCCTCGCGGGCCGGGCCCTCATGGGCGCGGCCTGGGTCGTCTACGAGAACGACAGCGTCCTGCACTACAACGAGCTCCTCTCCGCCGTGCTGGTCCGCGACGGCCTGCGGCCCCGGGTCACCATCACCGACATCTGGGTGGACAGCCCGCCGTCCATGGCCGGAGGCCGTGAACTCTGGGGTATCCCGAAGGAGTTGGCCGACTTCGACCTCATCCGCGGCGAGGGCCGCGGGGGCATCGAGGCCACGGCCCGGACCGGGGGCGCCACCCTGTGCTCCGCGTCCTTCCGGCCCGCAACCAGGCTGCCGGGACGCTGGCCGGTGTCCTACCGCCTCGCCCAGCAACTCGACGGACGCCTGAAGACCAGCCGCGTGCGCAGCCGCAGCGCTGTCGGCCTGGCCCGGGCCACCTGGCGGATCCCGCCCCGCGGCACGCTCAGGCTCCCGGTCGACGGGCCGCCACTGTTCAGCCTGACCCTGCACGACTTCGGCCTCACCTTCGGCAGCGCCGCCCGGGAAACGTCAACCCCCAAGGCCTGA
- a CDS encoding MFS transporter, translating to MSAPVPHLDPDRERRAFTVFPGRPPVTVRRGAPAPFGWWPAVCIALVAAIDRIEYNLLAGALPKIQEEFGFGDAAGGAIATAGSLAAVILLLPAGRLADTARRNWTVAAVVAVWSLLTVGTGLVGSYLALFTVRVFLGAAGQLYNPPASSLLADCYPGPGRTRAFGYERMAYFGGLPIGVIAGGALAESVGWRTGFFLVAVPGLLVALLVLTLREPVRGTGDRLTLWYRREGGDPDPATEPTTEPGTPDPVPAPSGGRPVPPPLLTQLRELLRIRTLRKVVTGLSILFFGLGGLFYWMPSYYDRFFGLGEAEAAAVAGGSGLVGIVAGIVTGSWLGDRDRGPRKGRRIAIGGAGLLLGTLALAGAVTLQVLIPQALCFTLANFGFAAALANLTAANADVVAAERRGLGFAVLQLLVTLGGSLGPWLIGLASDATGSLRTAFLVVLLPLLVGSAVVLSGRGSYEADAAEAARRSV from the coding sequence GTGAGCGCACCCGTTCCCCACCTCGACCCCGATCGTGAGCGGCGCGCGTTCACCGTGTTCCCCGGGCGGCCCCCGGTCACCGTCCGGCGGGGCGCACCCGCCCCGTTCGGATGGTGGCCGGCCGTATGCATCGCCCTCGTCGCGGCGATCGACCGCATCGAGTACAACCTCCTCGCAGGCGCCCTGCCCAAGATCCAGGAGGAGTTCGGATTCGGAGACGCCGCCGGCGGCGCCATCGCCACCGCCGGATCGCTCGCCGCCGTGATCCTGCTGCTCCCCGCCGGCCGTCTCGCCGACACCGCCCGCCGCAACTGGACCGTGGCCGCCGTCGTCGCGGTCTGGTCGCTCCTCACCGTCGGCACCGGGCTGGTCGGCAGCTACCTCGCCCTCTTCACCGTCCGCGTCTTCCTCGGGGCCGCCGGGCAGCTCTACAACCCACCCGCCTCCAGCCTCCTCGCCGACTGCTACCCCGGCCCCGGACGTACCCGGGCCTTCGGCTACGAACGCATGGCCTACTTCGGCGGCCTGCCCATCGGCGTCATCGCGGGCGGGGCCCTCGCGGAGAGCGTCGGCTGGCGCACGGGATTCTTCCTGGTCGCCGTACCCGGCCTCCTCGTAGCCCTCCTCGTCCTCACCCTGCGCGAACCGGTCCGGGGCACCGGCGACCGCCTCACCCTGTGGTACCGGCGCGAGGGCGGCGACCCCGACCCCGCCACCGAGCCCACCACCGAACCCGGCACCCCGGATCCGGTCCCCGCACCGAGCGGCGGCCGTCCCGTACCGCCCCCGCTGCTCACCCAGCTGCGCGAACTCCTGCGCATCCGCACCCTGCGCAAGGTCGTCACCGGCCTGAGCATCCTCTTCTTCGGCCTGGGAGGCCTCTTCTACTGGATGCCCTCCTACTACGACCGCTTCTTCGGCCTCGGCGAGGCGGAGGCGGCCGCGGTGGCGGGCGGGAGCGGGCTGGTCGGCATCGTCGCGGGAATCGTGACGGGCAGCTGGCTCGGAGACCGGGACCGCGGCCCGCGCAAGGGCCGCCGTATCGCCATCGGCGGCGCCGGACTCCTCCTCGGCACCCTTGCCCTGGCCGGAGCCGTCACCCTGCAGGTCCTCATTCCCCAGGCCCTGTGCTTCACCCTTGCCAACTTCGGCTTCGCCGCCGCGCTCGCCAACCTCACCGCCGCGAACGCCGACGTCGTCGCGGCCGAACGCCGGGGCCTCGGCTTCGCCGTCCTCCAACTGCTCGTCACGCTCGGCGGATCCCTCGGCCCCTGGCTCATCGGCCTCGCCTCCGATGCCACGGGATCGCTGCGCACCGCCTTCCTCGTGGTCCTCCTCCCCCTCCTCGTCGGATCCGCGGTCGTCCTGAGCGGCCGGGGCTCCTACGAGGCCGACGCGGCCGAGGCAGCCCGCCGGTCGGTCTGA
- a CDS encoding NAD(P)-binding domain-containing protein: protein MERVCVIGAGSSGIAACQVLTERGIPYDCYESGSEVGGNWRYQNDNGMSSAYRSLHINTSRQVMEYACFPMSDAYPVYPSHFHIARYFDAFVDHFGLRPSIAFRTEVTDVAGTPDGRWAVTARGRDDGVTTSRVYDAVLVANGHHWKPRMPRPELPGTGTFTGTQTHSHHYRTPEPFAGARVLVLGIGNSACDIAVETSRASARTFLAMRRGAHILPKYLFGTPTDHLTGSWLARAPLAVQARGLDLLLRLSRGRLSDYGLPEPRHGVLGAHPTISDDLLSRLGHGDITVTPMVEALDEGHAVFEDGSREEIDAIVYCTGYDIEFPFLPKELIDPADNAVNLYRRVVSPDHRGLYFIGLVQPLGAIMPLAEAQSHWVADLLQGRCVLPSYGLMHREITDYHARTARRYVTSSRHTIQVDAQRYLKELRDERVRSTPRAARTRRRLAAVDGRVTPL, encoded by the coding sequence ATGGAACGTGTCTGTGTGATCGGGGCCGGCTCGTCCGGCATAGCCGCCTGCCAGGTGCTCACCGAGCGGGGCATCCCCTACGACTGCTACGAGAGCGGCTCCGAGGTCGGCGGCAACTGGCGTTACCAGAACGACAACGGCATGTCCTCGGCCTACCGGTCCCTGCACATCAACACGTCCCGCCAGGTGATGGAGTACGCCTGCTTCCCCATGTCGGACGCCTATCCGGTCTACCCGAGCCACTTCCACATCGCCCGCTACTTCGACGCGTTCGTCGACCACTTCGGCCTGCGGCCTTCGATCGCGTTCCGCACCGAGGTGACGGACGTCGCCGGGACCCCCGACGGCCGGTGGGCCGTCACGGCCCGCGGACGCGATGACGGCGTCACCACCAGCCGCGTCTACGATGCCGTCCTCGTCGCCAACGGCCACCACTGGAAGCCCCGCATGCCGCGACCGGAGCTGCCCGGAACGGGCACCTTCACCGGCACCCAGACCCACTCGCACCACTACCGCACGCCCGAACCCTTCGCCGGCGCACGGGTCCTGGTCCTGGGCATCGGCAATTCGGCGTGCGACATCGCCGTCGAGACCTCCCGCGCCTCCGCCCGCACCTTCCTGGCGATGCGCCGCGGCGCGCACATCCTGCCCAAGTACCTCTTCGGAACCCCTACGGACCACCTCACCGGGTCGTGGCTCGCCCGGGCGCCCCTGGCAGTTCAAGCCCGCGGCCTGGATCTGCTCCTGCGGCTCAGCCGCGGCCGGCTGTCCGACTACGGCTTGCCCGAGCCGCGCCACGGGGTACTCGGCGCCCACCCCACCATCTCCGACGACCTCCTCTCGCGCCTGGGTCACGGCGACATCACCGTCACGCCGATGGTCGAAGCGCTCGACGAGGGGCACGCCGTCTTCGAGGACGGCAGCCGGGAGGAGATCGACGCCATCGTCTACTGCACGGGCTACGACATCGAGTTCCCCTTCCTGCCGAAGGAGCTGATCGACCCGGCCGACAACGCGGTGAACCTCTACCGCCGGGTCGTCTCCCCCGACCACCGCGGCCTGTACTTCATCGGCCTCGTCCAGCCGCTCGGCGCGATCATGCCCCTGGCGGAAGCACAGTCCCACTGGGTGGCCGACCTGCTCCAAGGCCGCTGCGTCCTGCCCTCGTACGGCCTGATGCATCGCGAGATCACCGACTACCACGCCCGCACGGCACGGCGGTACGTCACGTCCAGCCGCCACACCATCCAGGTCGACGCCCAGAGATACCTCAAGGAATTGCGCGACGAGCGGGTCCGCTCGACGCCCCGCGCAGCCAGAACCCGGCGACGCCTGGCAGCGGTTGACGGTCGGGTGACGCCGCTCTAG